In a single window of the Trichocoleus sp. genome:
- a CDS encoding IS4 family transposase gives LAGEWLHQLKPLTIKKHGRRAKSIFRYGFDHLRNITLNLEQKMDEFLHVLQFLSCT, from the coding sequence CTAGCGGGGGAGTGGCTCCATCAACTCAAGCCCCTCACCATCAAAAAGCACGGGCGTAGAGCCAAGAGCATTTTTCGCTATGGTTTTGACCATCTCCGAAACATTACCTTAAATCTGGAACAGAAGATGGATGAGTTTTTGCATGTTCTACAATT